One Entomomonas asaccharolytica DNA segment encodes these proteins:
- a CDS encoding HlyC/CorC family transporter, which yields MSEEQSSQQKSWFEKLTQAFAHEPKNRQDLLELLHEAHINKLLDADALTIVESAIQIADLQVRDIMLSRSQMVSIKLTQTIQEFLPVIIETAHSRYPVLEEDNETIAGILLAKDLLPYLLKLATGQETECDIKKLLRPATYVPESKRVNVLLREFRATHNHMAIVVDEYGGVAGLVTIEDVLEQIVGDIEDEHDVEEESYIRPQPNGDFVVKAQTPIHVFNQYFTENRYSEEFGKTIGELVLHHFGHLPKRNETMVIGAFRYRVLTADSRRLHLLRLTPCKIVE from the coding sequence TTTGAAAAATTAACCCAAGCATTTGCCCATGAGCCAAAGAATCGTCAAGATTTATTAGAGCTTTTACATGAGGCACACATCAATAAGTTACTAGATGCTGATGCGTTAACTATTGTAGAGAGTGCTATTCAAATAGCAGACTTACAAGTCCGTGATATTATGTTGTCACGCTCGCAAATGGTTTCTATTAAATTAACTCAAACAATTCAAGAGTTTTTACCTGTTATTATTGAAACAGCGCATTCTCGTTATCCTGTTTTAGAAGAAGATAATGAAACAATAGCAGGTATTTTATTAGCAAAAGATTTGCTACCTTATTTATTGAAATTGGCAACTGGTCAAGAAACTGAATGTGATATTAAAAAACTACTTAGACCAGCTACTTATGTACCTGAGTCAAAAAGAGTAAATGTATTATTAAGAGAGTTTCGCGCTACCCATAATCATATGGCTATTGTAGTAGATGAATATGGTGGTGTGGCTGGACTAGTAACCATTGAGGATGTGTTAGAGCAAATAGTTGGTGATATAGAAGATGAGCACGATGTAGAGGAAGAAAGTTATATTCGTCCTCAACCAAATGGTGACTTTGTGGTTAAAGCTCAAACGCCGATTCATGTGTTCAATCAATATTTTACTGAAAATCGTTATTCTGAAGAATTTGGCAAAACTATTGGTGAATTGGTTTTACACCACTTTGGTCATTTGCCAAAGCGCAATGAAACAATGGTGATTGGTGCATTTCGTTACCGTGTACTTACTGCAGATAGTCGTCGACTCCACTTACTACGCTTAACTCCCTGTAAAATTGTGGAATAA
- the lnt gene encoding apolipoprotein N-acyltransferase — MLSIIIKKGWLGHLIAFLAGVLTPLFLAPFNIWPIAFISVGCFYLGLKELTVKQAIIRSWCYGFGAYIAGVSWIYVSINTFGNAPVWLAATLTIAFCMSVAFFFVIPAIIWVKWFRADHTYFIDAFAFAGLWAIQEWFRGWFLTGFPWLYTGYSQLDAPLAGFAPIGGVWLISFLIALITVLLIKAYYFRQQKIKVIITFVMVIALPIVGMLLNKIHWTTPVNDKLPVTLVQGNIAQGQKWEPSFYRDQLNLYWALTQKNQKVDSLVIWPENAIPYLKESVQDLLDNTIGVYEKNNQATLITGLPIRQQDSQGDRYYNGITVAGEGEGTYLKQKLVPFGEYVPLQDMLRGMIEFFDLPMSDFRRGNSDQPLLKVKSYQVAPFICYEVVYPDFVASLGAESNLLITISNDTWFGHSIGPKQHIQMAQMRALEADRWMARATNNGITAIIDNKGQIVKEIPSFEVGVLQGEVTLVSGKTPYQIWYSYFILSISFLGLLVALFVNNYKK, encoded by the coding sequence ATGCTATCCATTATTATCAAAAAGGGTTGGTTAGGCCATTTAATTGCCTTTTTAGCAGGTGTTTTAACGCCACTTTTCTTAGCGCCCTTTAATATTTGGCCAATCGCATTTATTTCTGTTGGTTGTTTTTATCTGGGTTTAAAAGAGCTTACAGTTAAACAAGCGATTATCCGTAGTTGGTGTTATGGTTTTGGTGCCTATATAGCGGGTGTTAGTTGGATTTATGTCAGTATCAATACCTTTGGTAATGCCCCTGTTTGGCTAGCGGCTACATTAACTATTGCTTTCTGTATGTCGGTTGCTTTCTTTTTTGTTATTCCTGCCATTATTTGGGTTAAATGGTTTCGTGCAGACCATACCTATTTTATAGATGCTTTCGCATTTGCAGGATTATGGGCTATCCAAGAATGGTTTAGAGGTTGGTTTTTAACAGGCTTTCCTTGGCTTTACACAGGCTACAGTCAGCTTGATGCACCATTAGCAGGTTTTGCGCCTATTGGCGGTGTTTGGCTAATTTCTTTTTTGATTGCCTTAATAACAGTTTTATTAATTAAAGCCTATTATTTTAGGCAACAAAAAATAAAAGTAATTATAACCTTTGTGATGGTTATTGCTTTACCCATTGTAGGAATGTTGCTTAATAAAATCCATTGGACAACACCTGTGAATGATAAATTACCAGTTACTTTAGTTCAGGGTAATATTGCTCAAGGGCAAAAGTGGGAACCTTCATTTTACAGAGATCAATTAAATTTATATTGGGCTTTGACGCAAAAAAACCAGAAGGTAGATAGTTTAGTCATTTGGCCTGAAAACGCGATTCCTTATCTAAAAGAATCTGTGCAAGATTTATTAGATAATACTATAGGTGTTTATGAAAAAAATAATCAAGCGACATTAATAACTGGTCTGCCAATTAGGCAGCAGGATAGTCAAGGTGATCGTTATTATAATGGTATTACCGTAGCAGGTGAGGGTGAAGGTACTTATTTAAAACAAAAATTGGTTCCTTTTGGTGAGTATGTTCCTTTACAAGATATGCTACGCGGTATGATTGAGTTTTTTGATTTACCAATGTCTGATTTTAGACGTGGTAATTCAGATCAGCCTTTATTGAAAGTGAAAAGCTATCAAGTAGCTCCTTTTATTTGCTATGAGGTAGTGTATCCAGATTTTGTGGCTTCTTTGGGGGCTGAAAGTAATTTGTTGATAACTATTAGTAATGACACATGGTTTGGTCATTCCATTGGACCTAAGCAACACATACAAATGGCACAAATGCGCGCTTTAGAAGCTGATCGCTGGATGGCGAGAGCAACTAATAATGGTATTACTGCGATTATTGATAATAAAGGCCAGATCGTTAAAGAAATTCCAAGTTTTGAAGTGGGTGTATTACAGGGAGAAGTAACTTTAGTGTCAGGCAAAACACCTTATCAAATCTGGTATAGTTATTTCATATTAAGTATTAGTTTTTTAGGCTTATTAGTTGCGTTATTTGTGAATAATTACAAAAAATAA
- the ppk2 gene encoding polyphosphate kinase 2, producing MEQGKTTKPTTKKTPVRKSAAKPTTTPRTRKVVAKTSATKAARDLSVKTIQEASKDPIATKVALAPHGTTEDSSSAVLPDSYPYRTRIKRNDYEKTKKQLQIELLKVQRWVKETGQHIVLLFEGRDAAGKGGTIKRFNEHLNPRGARVVALEKPTDAERGQWYFQRYIQHLPTKGEIVFFDRSWYNRAGVEKVMGFCTQREYLEFLRETPNFERMLVNSGIILFKYWFSVSREEQLRRFIARRDDPLKQWKLSPVDIQSLDKWDDYTKAKEAMFFHTHTGDAPWTIVKSDDKKRARLNCLRHFLYHLDYPEKDLKIAYEADSLLVGDPILLQGQ from the coding sequence ATGGAACAGGGTAAGACGACTAAACCAACTACTAAAAAAACGCCTGTGAGAAAAAGCGCTGCTAAACCTACAACTACACCTCGTACACGTAAAGTAGTTGCAAAAACTTCTGCAACCAAAGCTGCACGTGATTTGTCGGTTAAAACTATTCAAGAAGCTAGTAAAGATCCAATAGCAACTAAAGTAGCTTTAGCACCTCACGGTACTACAGAAGATAGTAGTTCAGCAGTTCTCCCTGATAGTTACCCTTACCGTACTAGAATTAAACGTAATGATTATGAAAAAACCAAAAAGCAATTACAAATAGAGTTATTAAAAGTACAGCGTTGGGTTAAAGAAACAGGACAACATATTGTGCTACTCTTTGAAGGACGTGATGCGGCAGGTAAAGGGGGAACTATTAAGCGCTTTAATGAGCATTTAAATCCTCGGGGTGCCCGTGTTGTGGCTTTGGAAAAACCTACTGATGCAGAAAGAGGACAATGGTATTTCCAACGTTATATTCAGCACTTACCTACTAAAGGTGAAATCGTATTTTTTGACCGCTCTTGGTATAACCGTGCAGGCGTTGAAAAGGTGATGGGTTTCTGTACACAACGTGAATATTTAGAGTTTTTGCGCGAGACCCCCAATTTTGAAAGGATGTTGGTAAATAGTGGTATTATCTTATTTAAATATTGGTTCTCAGTAAGTCGTGAAGAACAGTTACGCCGTTTTATCGCCCGTCGTGATGATCCATTAAAACAATGGAAATTATCACCTGTGGATATTCAATCATTGGATAAGTGGGATGATTATACAAAAGCTAAGGAAGCTATGTTTTTCCATACTCATACAGGCGATGCACCTTGGACTATTGTTAAGTCAGATGATAAAAAACGTGCCCGTTTAAATTGTCTGCGCCATTTTTTGTATCATTTGGATTATCCAGAAAAAGATCTAAAAATTGCTTATGAGGCGGATAGTTTGTTAGTGGGGGATCCGATTTTATTACAAGGGCAGTAA
- a CDS encoding DUF2066 domain-containing protein: MLTLFRYFSIVLLCACNFLIPQALANPMTTVEVAIDNNEQQIDPLLSKGLTTVLTRLTGNPKITEQAAITEILKKPNDFLENYTQQTNPARLVISFDQTAIEQALAKADISYWQNRRPTIMTWWLNENNTDSSLVDDAQASAKIISNAANTQGFPLRFPLADLNEQALANKTNFNADNPKEILQASEQYAANAILIVYMQQTDNNYQATWRLWLSANDTKPLTQGNATANSEAKLAEQVFTAINPALANVFIIKTSATETLEILIKDVDFSRYVQVNNLMNSFEGKVIETSGTTILYQVKADPAQIKAQLGLLNFVEEKVDTPTATTNQPSTTMLTFKASNN, encoded by the coding sequence ATGCTTACTTTATTTCGCTATTTCTCTATTGTCCTCTTGTGTGCCTGTAATTTTTTAATTCCACAAGCTTTAGCAAACCCTATGACTACAGTTGAGGTGGCTATTGACAATAATGAGCAACAAATTGATCCGTTATTAAGCAAAGGATTAACCACTGTATTAACGCGGTTAACAGGCAATCCCAAAATTACAGAGCAAGCAGCAATCACTGAAATCTTAAAAAAACCTAATGACTTCTTAGAAAACTATACCCAACAAACTAATCCTGCCCGTTTAGTTATCTCTTTCGATCAAACAGCTATTGAACAAGCGCTAGCCAAAGCCGATATTAGTTATTGGCAAAATCGTCGCCCTACTATTATGACGTGGTGGCTTAATGAAAATAATACTGACAGTAGCTTAGTAGATGATGCCCAAGCTTCTGCTAAAATCATCAGCAATGCAGCTAATACACAAGGCTTCCCTTTGCGTTTTCCATTAGCTGATTTAAACGAACAAGCGCTAGCTAATAAAACAAATTTTAATGCAGACAACCCTAAAGAAATTTTACAAGCATCAGAGCAGTATGCAGCCAATGCCATATTAATTGTTTATATGCAACAAACGGATAATAATTATCAAGCCACTTGGCGTCTATGGTTATCTGCAAATGACACAAAACCTCTAACGCAAGGTAATGCAACAGCAAACTCAGAGGCTAAACTAGCTGAACAAGTTTTCACAGCTATTAATCCTGCCTTAGCGAACGTTTTTATAATAAAAACAAGCGCAACAGAAACACTAGAAATTTTGATTAAAGACGTAGATTTTAGTCGTTATGTACAAGTAAATAATTTAATGAATAGTTTTGAAGGTAAGGTAATAGAAACATCAGGTACTACGATACTCTATCAAGTTAAAGCTGATCCTGCGCAAATTAAAGCTCAACTTGGTCTGCTAAATTTTGTCGAGGAAAAAGTAGACACCCCAACAGCAACAACCAATCAACCCTCTACAACTATGCTCACTTTTAAAGCGAGTAATAACTAA
- the gltS gene encoding sodium/glutamate symporter, translated as MLQIDVYNTLVIASLVLLLGQFLVTQVSILNRYTIPGPVAGGLFAAIILLLAKIIFDWQVTFDMSLRDPLMLMFFASVGLNANIQQLRSGGKMIFIFLIGVVGLLFIQNIVGISLATALGMDPLMGLLAGSITLSGGHGTGGAWGDIFVSQYGFAGAIEVAMACATFGLVFGGIIGGPVARYLIKKNKIEEHPEHPETEKDNPIDSTVFEKPQVKRSINSTAMIETIAMLAICLSLGRYLQQLLQGTIFELPTFVCVLFIGVIISNTIPRISNFQIVERSVSILGNVCLSLFLAMALMSLKLWELASLAIPMLIILVIQTIIMALYAVFVTFRLMGKNYDAAVLAAGHCGFGLGATPTAIANMQIVTERFGPSHIAFIVVPMVGAFFIDIVNAIIIKLFLLLPFFTALTPAV; from the coding sequence ATGTTACAAATAGATGTTTATAACACACTCGTCATTGCCAGCCTTGTTTTATTACTTGGCCAATTCCTTGTTACTCAAGTTAGTATTTTAAATCGCTATACTATTCCTGGTCCTGTAGCAGGAGGGTTATTTGCTGCAATAATATTGCTATTGGCCAAAATAATATTTGACTGGCAAGTAACCTTTGACATGTCATTAAGAGATCCCTTAATGCTAATGTTCTTTGCCAGCGTTGGTTTAAATGCCAATATTCAACAGCTACGTTCTGGCGGCAAAATGATCTTTATATTCTTAATTGGAGTAGTAGGTCTTTTATTTATCCAAAATATTGTTGGTATTAGTCTAGCAACTGCTTTAGGCATGGATCCTTTAATGGGATTATTAGCTGGTTCAATTACTCTTTCAGGAGGACACGGAACAGGCGGAGCTTGGGGCGATATTTTTGTAAGTCAGTATGGCTTTGCAGGTGCTATTGAAGTGGCTATGGCATGTGCTACATTCGGTTTAGTTTTTGGTGGAATAATTGGCGGCCCTGTTGCACGTTATCTTATTAAGAAAAATAAAATAGAAGAACACCCAGAACATCCAGAAACTGAAAAAGATAACCCCATTGACTCAACAGTTTTTGAAAAACCGCAGGTTAAACGTTCTATTAACTCCACAGCAATGATTGAAACTATTGCTATGCTAGCAATTTGCCTTAGCTTAGGTAGATATTTGCAACAACTATTACAAGGAACTATTTTTGAGTTACCTACCTTTGTATGCGTACTTTTTATTGGTGTTATCATAAGCAATACTATTCCTCGCATTAGCAATTTTCAAATTGTTGAACGTTCTGTATCCATCCTAGGTAATGTTTGTTTATCACTATTTTTAGCGATGGCATTAATGAGTTTAAAACTATGGGAACTCGCATCATTAGCTATCCCTATGCTTATTATTCTGGTTATTCAAACTATTATTATGGCGTTATACGCTGTGTTTGTTACTTTCCGTCTTATGGGCAAAAACTATGATGCCGCTGTACTCGCAGCAGGCCATTGCGGTTTCGGTTTAGGGGCAACACCTACAGCCATTGCCAATATGCAAATTGTTACTGAACGATTTGGCCCTTCACATATTGCATTTATTGTAGTACCAATGGTGGGTGCATTTTTTATTGATATTGTAAATGCTATTATTATTAAACTATTCTTATTACTACCATTCTTTACAGCATTAACTCCTGCCGTATAA
- the purM gene encoding phosphoribosylformylglycinamidine cyclo-ligase gives MTNKQPSLSYKDAGVDINAGEALVERIKGVARRTARPEVLGGLGGFGALCEIPKGYEQPVLVSGTDGVGTKLRLAMQLGLHDTIGIDLVAMCVNDLVVCGAEPLFFLDYYATGKLNVDTAADVVTGIGKGCEMAGCALVGGETAEMPGMYEGDDYDLAGFCVGVVEKSKIIDGSTVAAGDVLVALPSSGPHSNGYSLIRKIIEVSGVDIQNTELGGKSLASLLMAPTRIYVKALLELIRHAPVVKAIAHITGGGLLENIPRVLPDNTVAQIDVASWHRPAIFDWLQQQGNVDETEMHRVLNCGVGIVICVAEQDLELVLDNLHESGEKPWVVGRIEKSDVEQPHVILNNLKQH, from the coding sequence ATGACTAATAAGCAACCCTCCCTCAGTTATAAAGATGCTGGTGTAGACATCAATGCAGGCGAAGCCCTTGTTGAGCGTATTAAGGGAGTGGCTAGACGTACTGCTAGACCAGAAGTGTTAGGTGGTTTAGGTGGTTTTGGCGCGTTGTGTGAAATACCAAAGGGGTATGAGCAACCAGTATTGGTATCTGGTACTGATGGTGTTGGAACTAAATTACGCTTAGCTATGCAATTAGGGTTGCACGACACTATCGGCATTGATTTAGTAGCGATGTGTGTTAATGATCTTGTAGTCTGTGGTGCGGAGCCATTATTTTTCTTAGATTATTATGCTACAGGTAAATTGAATGTAGATACTGCTGCTGATGTAGTAACAGGCATTGGTAAGGGTTGTGAAATGGCTGGCTGTGCATTAGTGGGTGGCGAAACAGCGGAAATGCCTGGTATGTATGAAGGGGATGATTACGATTTAGCTGGCTTTTGTGTAGGCGTAGTAGAAAAATCAAAAATTATTGATGGTTCAACAGTAGCTGCTGGTGATGTATTGGTTGCTCTGCCTTCTTCTGGTCCTCACTCTAATGGTTACTCTTTAATTCGTAAAATTATTGAAGTGAGTGGTGTTGATATTCAAAATACTGAGTTAGGAGGCAAGTCTTTAGCTAGTTTGTTAATGGCGCCTACGCGTATTTATGTTAAAGCATTGCTTGAGTTAATTCGTCATGCACCTGTAGTAAAGGCTATTGCCCATATCACTGGGGGTGGATTGCTAGAAAATATCCCTCGAGTTTTACCTGACAATACCGTGGCTCAAATAGATGTGGCAAGTTGGCATCGTCCTGCTATTTTTGACTGGCTACAACAGCAAGGGAATGTAGATGAAACTGAAATGCATCGTGTACTTAATTGTGGTGTGGGTATTGTGATTTGCGTTGCTGAGCAAGACTTAGAGTTAGTGCTTGATAATTTACATGAGTCAGGTGAAAAGCCTTGGGTTGTTGGCCGTATAGAAAAAAGTGATGTCGAGCAGCCACATGTGATTTTAAATAATTTAAAGCAACACTAA
- the purN gene encoding phosphoribosylglycinamide formyltransferase: MNKPCKIVVLISGNGSNLQAIIDSIHTQHCPAEIVAVISNKAEAYGLVRAQQAGITAHCIDHRQYQDRQSFDQALMKLIDQYQPDLVVLAGFMRILTDDFVNHYLGHLINIHPSLLPKYPGLNTHQRALLAGDKQHGCSVHFVTPVLDGGPVIIQGVTAITDNIDLKQLEERVHQLEHKIYPIAITWFAEQRLVLVNNAAMLDAQPLPLTGYYYESND; this comes from the coding sequence ATGAATAAGCCTTGCAAGATCGTTGTTCTTATATCAGGTAATGGTTCTAATTTACAGGCTATTATTGATAGTATTCATACACAGCATTGCCCTGCTGAGATTGTAGCGGTTATTAGTAATAAAGCGGAGGCTTACGGTTTAGTAAGAGCACAACAAGCGGGCATTACGGCACATTGCATTGATCATCGCCAATATCAAGATCGGCAGTCTTTTGATCAGGCATTGATGAAGTTGATAGATCAATATCAGCCAGATTTAGTTGTGCTGGCTGGTTTTATGCGGATTTTAACAGATGATTTTGTAAATCATTATTTAGGTCATCTTATTAATATTCATCCATCTTTATTGCCTAAATATCCTGGCCTAAATACTCATCAACGAGCATTACTGGCTGGTGATAAACAACATGGCTGTAGTGTACACTTTGTAACGCCTGTATTGGATGGTGGGCCTGTTATTATTCAAGGTGTAACAGCTATTACGGATAACATCGATTTAAAACAATTAGAAGAGCGTGTTCATCAGTTAGAACATAAAATTTACCCCATCGCTATTACATGGTTTGCTGAACAACGTTTAGTATTGGTTAATAACGCAGCTATGCTAGATGCACAACCTTTGCCTTTGACTGGGTATTATTATGAATCAAATGATTAA
- a CDS encoding DUF3108 domain-containing protein, translating to MNQMIKTSIVSLFLSVSFIFPTYAWQLKPFETTYSATISKIPFDGQATYSLTKQANQWHFHTQASMAIAQRVENSSFVLKNGAIQPSFYKFEQSGIRPKEVSLSFDWKKMFAKGHFKDRKHDDDMFFDLKYSMLDQLSTQLALQIDIANGKKQMSYRVIEDDKLDTYKFKVVAEETIETPVGKLVAVKVQRVRDTNSKRQSYIWFAKDWNYTVVRLYHLEKNGQEYVISLAHGTVDGKEIKGK from the coding sequence ATGAATCAAATGATTAAAACATCTATTGTTAGTTTATTTTTGTCTGTTAGTTTTATATTTCCCACCTATGCGTGGCAATTAAAGCCTTTTGAAACTACTTATAGTGCCACAATTTCTAAAATACCTTTTGATGGGCAAGCTACTTATAGCTTAACTAAACAAGCTAATCAATGGCACTTTCATACCCAAGCATCAATGGCTATTGCGCAACGTGTAGAAAATAGTAGTTTTGTATTAAAAAATGGTGCAATTCAGCCTTCTTTTTATAAATTTGAGCAGTCTGGCATTAGGCCTAAAGAAGTGTCTTTGAGCTTTGATTGGAAAAAAATGTTTGCTAAAGGACATTTTAAGGACAGAAAACATGATGATGATATGTTTTTTGATCTTAAATACAGTATGTTAGACCAGTTATCTACTCAGTTAGCTCTACAGATAGATATTGCTAATGGTAAAAAGCAAATGAGCTATCGAGTAATAGAGGATGATAAACTTGATACTTACAAGTTTAAAGTGGTAGCTGAGGAAACCATTGAAACACCTGTTGGTAAGTTAGTTGCAGTAAAAGTGCAACGTGTGAGAGATACTAATAGTAAACGACAAAGCTATATTTGGTTTGCTAAAGATTGGAATTATACAGTTGTACGTCTTTATCATTTAGAAAAGAATGGGCAAGAGTATGTGATTTCTTTAGCCCACGGTACGGTTGATGGTAAAGAAATTAAAGGTAAATAG
- a CDS encoding amino acid permease, giving the protein MSRIDSSGHLSRGLSNRHIQLIALGGAIGTGLFLGSSKAISIAGPAILLGYAIGGFVAFMIMRQLAEMTVEEPVAGSFSHFAYRYWSPFAGFASGWNYWLLYVLVSMSELTAAAQYIHYWLPQVPTWISVLSCFVLINAINLMAVKIYGEVEFWFAIIKVIAVIAMIVFGGYLLFSGNAGPEASVTNLWAHQGFMPNGIKGLIIALAIIMFSFGGLELIGITAAEAEQPEKTIPKATNQVIYRILIFYIGALTVLLCLHPWNQINPNESAFVTVFHDLDQSIVSHVLNFVVLTAALSVYNSGLYCNSRMLYGLAEQGNAPKQLMYTNRRGTPIFAVILSGLATLTAVILNYYVPKEAFSILLALVVSALVINWAMISFTHIMFRRHKNKQGVVPKFKALFYPVGNIICLIFLTGMLVILAMDEGMRLSVELIPVWIVILAVGYGIKLYLKGKKN; this is encoded by the coding sequence GTGAGCCGAATTGACTCTTCTGGGCATCTATCAAGAGGTCTCTCTAATAGGCATATTCAGTTAATTGCACTAGGTGGCGCTATTGGTACAGGGCTATTTTTAGGTTCATCTAAAGCAATTTCAATTGCAGGTCCAGCTATTTTATTAGGCTATGCGATTGGTGGTTTCGTTGCTTTTATGATTATGCGCCAGTTAGCAGAAATGACCGTAGAGGAGCCAGTTGCAGGTTCTTTTAGCCATTTTGCCTATCGTTATTGGAGTCCTTTTGCTGGTTTTGCTTCAGGCTGGAATTACTGGTTATTATATGTTCTAGTGAGTATGTCGGAGTTAACGGCAGCCGCTCAATATATTCATTATTGGTTACCACAAGTTCCCACTTGGATCTCTGTATTAAGCTGTTTTGTGTTAATTAATGCTATTAATTTAATGGCAGTAAAAATCTATGGCGAAGTAGAATTCTGGTTTGCGATTATTAAGGTAATTGCTGTTATTGCCATGATTGTTTTTGGTGGTTATCTATTATTTTCTGGCAATGCTGGGCCAGAGGCATCAGTTACAAATTTATGGGCGCATCAAGGTTTTATGCCTAATGGTATAAAGGGATTGATTATTGCTCTAGCCATTATTATGTTTTCATTTGGTGGTTTGGAGCTAATAGGTATCACCGCGGCAGAAGCTGAACAGCCTGAAAAAACTATTCCAAAGGCTACTAATCAAGTTATTTATCGAATACTAATTTTTTATATTGGCGCACTGACGGTATTACTTTGTTTACATCCATGGAATCAAATCAATCCTAATGAAAGTGCATTTGTGACTGTGTTCCATGATTTAGACCAATCAATTGTGTCTCATGTGCTTAATTTCGTGGTATTAACTGCTGCATTATCTGTGTATAACAGTGGTTTATATTGTAATAGTAGAATGCTATATGGTTTAGCGGAGCAAGGAAATGCACCTAAGCAATTAATGTACACAAATCGCCGTGGTACACCCATATTTGCCGTAATCTTATCAGGATTGGCAACATTAACTGCTGTGATACTAAATTATTATGTGCCAAAAGAAGCTTTTTCTATATTATTAGCCTTAGTGGTTTCTGCTCTTGTTATTAATTGGGCGATGATTAGTTTTACCCATATTATGTTTAGACGTCATAAGAATAAACAGGGAGTTGTACCTAAGTTTAAGGCTTTATTCTATCCTGTAGGCAATATCATCTGCTTAATATTTTTAACAGGAATGCTAGTAATTTTAGCGATGGATGAGGGAATGAGGCTGTCTGTGGAATTGATTCCAGTATGGATTGTTATACTAGCTGTAGGATATGGAATAAAACTTTATTTAAAAGGTAAAAAGAATTAA
- a CDS encoding type II toxin-antitoxin system RatA family toxin, which produces MTIHVERSALLPYSAHQMFVLVNDVAKYPEFLPWCTGTEILASSDTEMVAKVLIAMGPIKQYFITKNTLVMDTSIEMNLQEGPFKQLHGLWTFNQLSDEACKIHLIMDFDYSNVLIKATLGPLFNKAAGTMVDVFCQRAKDLYG; this is translated from the coding sequence ATGACAATACACGTTGAGCGTTCTGCCTTATTGCCTTATTCGGCACACCAGATGTTTGTATTAGTAAATGATGTTGCAAAATATCCTGAGTTTTTACCATGGTGTACAGGAACTGAGATATTAGCGAGTTCTGATACTGAAATGGTAGCCAAGGTATTAATAGCAATGGGTCCAATTAAACAGTATTTTATTACTAAGAATACACTTGTGATGGATACATCCATTGAAATGAATTTACAGGAAGGACCATTTAAGCAATTGCATGGTTTATGGACTTTCAATCAGTTAAGTGATGAAGCCTGTAAAATACATTTAATAATGGATTTTGATTACAGTAATGTACTGATTAAAGCTACATTAGGCCCTTTATTCAATAAAGCAGCAGGTACAATGGTTGATGTATTCTGCCAGCGTGCCAAGGATTTATATGGCTGA
- a CDS encoding RnfH family protein, with protein sequence MAELIKIEVAYALPDKQTLLAISVAEGTTVKQGIELSGILHQHPELALQTNKVGIFGKRVLEIDQKILQNGDRIEIYRPLQADPKEVRRKRAEKAANKKA encoded by the coding sequence ATGGCTGAGTTGATAAAAATAGAGGTAGCTTATGCCTTACCAGATAAGCAAACATTATTGGCTATTTCTGTAGCAGAGGGTACTACCGTAAAACAAGGCATTGAGTTAAGCGGTATATTGCATCAACATCCTGAACTTGCCTTACAAACTAATAAAGTAGGAATCTTTGGTAAAAGAGTCTTAGAGATTGACCAAAAGATATTACAGAATGGTGATCGGATAGAAATTTATCGTCCTTTGCAAGCAGACCCTAAAGAAGTACGTAGGAAAAGAGCAGAAAAAGCAGCCAATAAAAAAGCCTGA